The Acidobacteriota bacterium genome has a window encoding:
- the pilB gene encoding type IV-A pilus assembly ATPase PilB — protein MPSKLGEMLVQAKIITPEQLKEALEIQRREGGRLGQHLMKLGYVTEEQITQILSRQYGVPSVNLSKLEIDPEITNLVPVDVCQKYMVMPIRRVGATLTIAMVDPTNVFALDDIKFMTGLNVEPVVATEEGIKKAIEKYYGASWDEKLKTVLGDMEGTAEEIEVKAEEEEIDIAELEKSSEDAPVVRLVNLILSEAVQRGASDIHIEPYEKDYRIRFRIDGVLYEVMSPPLKLKDAVASRIKILSQLDISEKRLPQDGRIKVRMKTKTGTKDLDIRVSVLPTLFGEKIVMRLLDKDQLRLDMTQLGFEPSSLEKFLKAISKPYGMVLVTGPTGSGKTNTLYSALSRLNTPEVNIMTAEDPVEFNLHGINQVQMHERIGLNFATALRSFLRQDPNIIMVGEIRDFETAEIAIKAALTGHLVLSTLHTNDAPSSVSRLLNMGIEPFLVSTSLLLVVAQRLVRRICPQCKQPITYPPEALIDVGFSPDEIPNLRLYKGAGCPNCNNTGYRGRIGVFEVMEVSDTIREMILEGASTLELKHQAREEGMITLRESGLIKVRQGITTIEEVLRETAK, from the coding sequence ATGCCTTCGAAGTTGGGAGAGATGCTGGTTCAGGCGAAGATCATAACCCCGGAACAGTTAAAAGAAGCCCTTGAGATCCAGCGAAGGGAGGGAGGAAGGTTAGGGCAACATCTGATGAAATTGGGCTATGTGACCGAAGAGCAGATAACCCAGATCCTGAGCCGGCAGTATGGTGTTCCTTCGGTCAATCTATCCAAGCTGGAGATAGACCCTGAGATAACCAACCTTGTTCCCGTTGATGTCTGTCAAAAATATATGGTAATGCCGATACGAAGGGTAGGCGCTACCCTCACCATAGCGATGGTTGATCCCACCAATGTCTTCGCCCTCGATGACATCAAGTTTATGACCGGTCTCAATGTGGAGCCAGTAGTGGCAACTGAGGAGGGCATTAAGAAGGCGATAGAGAAGTATTACGGCGCTTCTTGGGACGAAAAGCTGAAGACGGTACTCGGGGATATGGAGGGTACTGCGGAAGAAATAGAGGTAAAAGCCGAAGAAGAGGAAATAGACATTGCGGAACTGGAGAAGTCCTCCGAGGACGCTCCGGTGGTGCGATTGGTCAACCTCATCCTCTCTGAAGCGGTCCAGCGGGGAGCAAGCGATATCCACATAGAACCTTACGAAAAGGACTACCGGATTCGCTTCCGAATAGACGGGGTTCTGTACGAAGTGATGAGCCCACCGTTAAAGCTCAAGGATGCGGTTGCCTCGCGGATCAAGATACTTTCCCAGCTCGATATTTCGGAAAAGAGACTCCCCCAAGATGGACGAATAAAGGTAAGAATGAAGACGAAGACGGGCACAAAGGACCTCGACATCCGGGTATCGGTCCTCCCCACCCTATTTGGGGAAAAGATCGTTATGCGGCTCCTGGACAAGGATCAATTGAGGCTCGATATGACCCAGCTCGGTTTTGAGCCGAGTTCGCTCGAGAAATTCCTAAAGGCGATAAGCAAACCTTATGGTATGGTACTGGTTACCGGTCCTACCGGATCGGGAAAGACAAACACCCTTTATTCCGCCCTTAGCCGACTTAACACCCCTGAGGTTAACATAATGACCGCCGAGGATCCGGTCGAGTTTAACCTCCATGGGATAAACCAGGTGCAGATGCATGAGCGGATCGGGCTGAACTTCGCCACCGCTTTGAGGAGTTTCCTAAGGCAAGACCCGAACATCATAATGGTGGGAGAGATAAGGGACTTTGAAACAGCAGAGATAGCGATCAAAGCAGCGCTCACTGGGCACTTAGTCCTCTCCACCCTTCACACCAACGATGCCCCAAGCTCGGTGAGCAGGCTTCTTAATATGGGGATCGAGCCGTTCCTCGTCTCCACCTCCCTACTTTTGGTGGTAGCCCAAAGATTGGTCAGGAGAATATGTCCCCAGTGCAAGCAACCAATCACCTATCCTCCGGAAGCGCTGATCGATGTTGGCTTTTCCCCTGATGAAATCCCAAACCTAAGACTTTATAAAGGAGCGGGTTGTCCCAACTGCAATAATACCGGTTATAGAGGACGGATCGGCGTTTTCGAGGTAATGGAGGTGAGCGACACCATCAGGGAGATGATACTCGAGGGGGCATCAACCCTTGAGCTTAAGCATCAGGCAAGAGAAGAGGGGATGATCACCCTGAGGGAAAGCGGTCTCATCAAGGTAAGACAGGGGATCACCACCATCGAAGAGGTGTTAAGGGAAACGGCAAAGTAA
- a CDS encoding 2-hydroxyglutaryl-CoA dehydratase: protein MRYFAGIDSGALSTEAVVIDEKGRMIGEAVLLTGADPLSAVKRAYDTALGKAELAEKDISFVVATGYGRGRIPFASLEITEISCHAKGMSYLFPKVRTIIDIGGQDTKAIRVNEEGKVVDFAMNDKCAAGTGRFLEVMANALEVSLEEMGELALKAKREVKVSSMCTVFAESEVVSLIAEGHPKEEILLGVASAIADRTMGLIAKIGLTPDLAMSGGVAKNRAVVRALAKKLKHKVHIPKEPQLVGALGAALFAREKGG from the coding sequence ATGCGTTATTTCGCGGGAATAGATTCAGGAGCCCTCTCCACCGAGGCAGTGGTGATCGATGAGAAGGGAAGGATGATTGGGGAAGCGGTGCTTCTGACCGGTGCCGATCCCCTTTCTGCAGTTAAGCGGGCGTATGATACCGCCTTGGGGAAGGCGGAGCTTGCAGAAAAGGACATCTCCTTCGTGGTGGCTACCGGCTACGGCAGAGGGCGGATCCCCTTTGCCTCTCTGGAGATAACCGAGATTAGCTGTCATGCTAAGGGGATGAGCTACCTCTTCCCCAAGGTGAGGACGATAATAGACATCGGGGGGCAAGACACCAAGGCGATAAGGGTGAACGAGGAGGGTAAGGTCGTCGATTTTGCGATGAACGATAAATGTGCTGCGGGAACTGGGCGTTTCCTCGAGGTTATGGCGAATGCCCTCGAGGTCTCGCTTGAGGAGATGGGTGAACTTGCCCTGAAGGCGAAGAGGGAGGTCAAGGTAAGCTCTATGTGTACCGTATTTGCCGAATCCGAGGTGGTATCCCTCATCGCCGAAGGACACCCTAAGGAGGAGATACTGCTTGGGGTCGCCTCCGCCATCGCCGATAGGACGATGGGGCTTATCGCCAAGATCGGTCTTACCCCTGATCTTGCGATGAGCGGTGGAGTGGCTAAGAACCGGGCGGTGGTTAGGGCGCTCGCGAAAAAGCTGAAGCATAAAGTTCATATCCCAAAGGAGCCTCAGCTCGTTGGCGCCCTTGGGGCAGCCCTCTTTGCCCGGGAGAAAGGAGGCTAA
- a CDS encoding YfhL family 4Fe-4S dicluster ferredoxin translates to MALMISDACISCGSCEPECPNQAISQGADRYVIDPNRCTECVGFYDSPQCQAVCPVDAPVPDPNHQESKEQLMEKFKKLHPDKA, encoded by the coding sequence ATGGCGTTAATGATCAGCGATGCTTGCATTAGCTGTGGCTCCTGCGAGCCCGAATGCCCCAATCAGGCTATTTCTCAGGGTGCCGATCGCTATGTGATCGACCCCAATCGGTGCACCGAATGTGTTGGTTTTTACGATTCTCCTCAGTGCCAGGCGGTCTGCCCGGTTGATGCTCCGGTTCCCGATCCCAATCACCAGGAGTCGAAGGAACAGCTGATGGAGAAGTTCAAGAAACTCCATCCAGATAAGGCATAA
- a CDS encoding 2-hydroxyacyl-CoA dehydratase, translating into MRGEIGWVCSYTPVEIISASGFRPVRLATSPPLRTVQADAYLRSNLCPLVRGIFELLNSEGAPSLSGVVLTTSCDAIRRLADALTLSSKLDYLYIIEVPRASTESASSYFRHQLSLFRDSLKQRFGVRIDDEIIWKEIRAYNRRRDTLRSIFLRLLDEGRGMGSFLSLLDRFFAGEEVEQTEEKAVIASSARDVEAGPSLLLSGSRIDQRELILLIEELGGRISALDLCNGERGFDFRIPEEGDDPLIALASGYLSRPPCARMGDITRRMRYLKELSLKRKVVGVIYHTIKFCDTQAYDLPLISSELALPLLHLETDCSGSFWGQLRTRIQAFIELLSG; encoded by the coding sequence ATGAGGGGTGAAATCGGTTGGGTCTGTTCCTATACCCCGGTGGAGATCATCTCCGCTTCCGGGTTTCGCCCGGTCCGGTTGGCAACTTCCCCTCCCCTTAGAACAGTCCAGGCTGATGCCTACTTAAGAAGCAACCTTTGTCCCCTCGTTCGGGGTATTTTCGAGCTTCTGAACTCCGAGGGAGCGCCCTCATTATCTGGCGTGGTGCTTACCACCTCCTGCGATGCGATAAGGAGGCTTGCCGATGCCCTCACGCTCAGTTCGAAGCTCGATTATCTCTATATTATAGAGGTCCCTCGTGCCTCAACTGAATCTGCCTCCTCCTACTTCCGCCATCAGCTTTCCCTATTTAGAGATTCCCTTAAGCAACGATTTGGAGTGAGGATAGATGATGAAATCATCTGGAAGGAGATAAGGGCATACAATCGGAGACGGGACACCTTGCGGTCCATCTTTCTTCGTTTGTTGGACGAGGGCAGGGGGATGGGAAGCTTCCTTTCTCTCCTCGACCGCTTTTTCGCCGGTGAGGAGGTCGAGCAGACGGAGGAGAAAGCGGTTATCGCCTCTTCTGCCAGGGATGTGGAGGCAGGACCGTCGCTTCTTCTTTCTGGAAGCAGGATCGATCAGCGGGAGCTCATCCTTCTTATTGAGGAGCTCGGAGGAAGGATATCCGCCTTGGACCTTTGCAATGGGGAGAGGGGGTTTGATTTCCGTATTCCCGAGGAGGGGGATGATCCACTCATCGCCCTCGCTTCCGGATATCTTTCTCGCCCTCCCTGCGCTCGGATGGGCGATATCACGAGGCGGATGAGATATCTCAAGGAGCTTTCGCTGAAGAGAAAGGTGGTGGGGGTCATCTACCACACGATAAAGTTCTGCGATACCCAGGCTTACGACCTTCCCCTTATTTCCTCCGAGCTTGCTCTTCCCCTCCTCCATCTCGAGACCGATTGTAGCGGTAGTTTTTGGGGGCAGCTGAGAACGAGGATCCAGGCATTTATCGAACTCCTTTCGGGTTGA
- a CDS encoding PAS domain S-box protein: MRRKREKSLTRQLLLMMGFRAVIVTTLLGTAIGVQLLHQEEIQPYNPLYYVVGLVYLLTIIYATLFNFIKNKKAFAYFQIMVDLLFITFLVEVTWSSQSFFSLLYFISIIAAAIILLRRGALIVATASTICYSLLLYLIYQKAVPLPYSAIIPPTKSLFLNGFVHAFGFYTIALLSSYLTESLRRSNIELKIRAEQLKDLENFNQNIIECMSSGLITTTLSGRILSLNRAAKEITGFAPAEAIGKHISTVLDIDEKKLSSISHFLKKKKFYRYERSYRAKDGTEKYIGGSITFLRSKGGKPNGYIFIFQDLSELKKLEEEMKQKEKLAAIGEMATGIAHEIRNPLAAMSGSIQLLMKDYLISSRGGELMEIILRESERLNRILKNFLDYAKPLPFHPMEVDLTALLEETIALLKNSRELNEKHQILFDNNQRMAYYCDPNQMKQVFWNLARNALKAMPDGGRLIIKMKKKGDEGLILSFKDEGVGMSEEERKDLFQPFKGSFEEGTGLGMAIVYRIVQNHRGRIDVQSRKGEGTEVTISLPPIMKREKRERIRLFQDEMK; encoded by the coding sequence GTGAGGAGAAAAAGAGAAAAGAGCCTCACTCGACAACTCCTTCTGATGATGGGGTTCCGGGCGGTCATCGTAACCACCCTGCTTGGGACCGCTATCGGGGTTCAACTCCTTCATCAGGAGGAAATACAACCCTATAACCCGCTCTACTATGTGGTGGGGCTGGTTTACCTCCTTACCATCATCTACGCCACCCTGTTCAATTTCATTAAGAACAAGAAAGCGTTTGCCTATTTTCAGATAATGGTCGACCTCCTCTTTATCACCTTTCTCGTTGAGGTAACCTGGAGTTCGCAGAGCTTCTTCTCCCTCCTTTACTTCATCTCCATCATCGCTGCTGCCATTATTCTTCTCCGCCGTGGAGCGTTGATAGTTGCCACCGCGAGCACCATCTGCTATAGCCTCCTCCTCTACCTCATCTACCAAAAGGCGGTTCCCCTTCCCTATTCGGCGATCATCCCCCCTACAAAGAGCCTGTTTTTAAACGGATTCGTCCACGCATTCGGCTTCTATACCATCGCTCTCTTAAGCAGTTACCTCACCGAAAGTCTTAGAAGGAGCAACATCGAGCTCAAGATAAGGGCGGAGCAGTTAAAGGACCTGGAAAACTTCAACCAGAATATAATCGAATGTATGAGTAGTGGGCTTATCACCACCACCCTTTCCGGAAGGATCCTCTCCCTCAATAGAGCGGCGAAGGAGATCACTGGCTTTGCCCCGGCGGAGGCAATAGGGAAACACATCTCCACAGTCCTCGATATAGATGAGAAGAAGCTCTCATCGATATCACACTTCCTCAAAAAGAAGAAATTCTATCGCTATGAGCGGAGCTACCGGGCAAAGGATGGAACGGAGAAATACATAGGGGGAAGTATTACCTTTCTCCGCTCCAAGGGAGGCAAACCTAATGGTTACATCTTCATCTTTCAGGATCTCTCAGAGCTCAAGAAGCTGGAAGAGGAGATGAAGCAAAAGGAAAAACTTGCTGCAATAGGGGAGATGGCAACCGGTATCGCTCACGAGATAAGGAACCCATTGGCAGCAATGAGCGGTTCCATTCAGCTACTGATGAAGGATTACCTCATCTCCTCTCGAGGAGGAGAGCTGATGGAGATCATCTTGAGGGAATCGGAAAGGCTCAACCGAATCTTGAAAAACTTCCTCGATTATGCAAAACCCCTCCCCTTCCATCCGATGGAGGTAGACCTAACCGCTCTTCTTGAAGAGACGATCGCTCTCCTTAAAAACTCGCGAGAGCTCAACGAGAAACATCAAATACTATTCGATAACAACCAGAGGATGGCATACTACTGCGATCCCAACCAGATGAAACAGGTATTCTGGAATCTGGCGAGAAACGCCCTCAAAGCGATGCCTGATGGGGGGAGGCTCATCATAAAGATGAAGAAAAAGGGCGATGAGGGGCTCATTCTCTCCTTCAAAGACGAGGGGGTGGGAATGAGCGAAGAGGAGCGGAAGGACCTTTTCCAGCCGTTCAAGGGATCGTTTGAGGAAGGAACGGGGTTAGGAATGGCGATCGTCTATCGGATAGTTCAGAACCACCGGGGGAGGATCGATGTCCAAAGTAGAAAAGGGGAAGGAACAGAGGTAACGATATCGCTTCCCCCTATTATGAAGAGGGAGAAAAGGGAAAGAATAAGGCTTTTCCAGGATGAGATGAAATGA
- a CDS encoding type IV pilus twitching motility protein PilT: protein MEISAQKTALSLHELLKITIEEGGTDLHITTNSPPQIRVDGKLRPLNMPPLTPAQTKALAYSVLTDAQKHRLEENLEIDLSFGVKGLARFRCNVFFQRGAVAAAYRVIPWKIMDFQSLGLPRVVEEICRKPRGLVLVTGPTGSGKSTTLAAMIDKINAEKHLHIVTIEDPIEYLHSHKKCIVNQRELHSDTHSFANALRSVLRQDPDVVLIGEMRDLETIEAALNIAETGHLTFATLHTNSAAETINRIVDVFPAHQQPQVRAQLSFVLEGIICQALLPKASGKGRVLACEVLVPNAAIRNLIREDKIHQIYATMQAGQAKHGMQTFNQSLATLYFRKQITLETALAYSSKPDELMEMINRGVGVIGNQPPRIPRSRPIR, encoded by the coding sequence ATGGAGATTTCGGCACAGAAAACGGCGTTGAGCCTTCATGAGCTTCTCAAGATAACGATAGAGGAGGGGGGGACCGATCTTCATATCACCACCAACTCTCCACCCCAGATAAGGGTCGATGGCAAACTGCGTCCCTTGAATATGCCACCGCTCACCCCTGCCCAGACCAAGGCGCTCGCTTACAGTGTCCTTACCGATGCTCAGAAGCATCGATTGGAGGAAAACCTGGAGATAGACCTTTCCTTTGGGGTGAAGGGCCTTGCTCGCTTCCGGTGCAATGTATTTTTCCAACGAGGGGCTGTCGCCGCTGCTTACCGGGTGATCCCGTGGAAGATTATGGATTTTCAATCCTTAGGGCTCCCTCGGGTGGTGGAGGAGATCTGCCGTAAACCACGGGGACTTGTTCTGGTTACCGGACCTACGGGATCGGGCAAATCGACCACCTTAGCGGCAATGATCGATAAAATAAATGCGGAGAAGCACCTTCACATCGTAACTATCGAGGACCCGATTGAATACCTCCACTCCCACAAGAAATGCATTGTCAACCAACGGGAGCTACATTCCGATACCCACTCCTTTGCCAATGCTCTTCGCTCCGTACTCCGCCAAGACCCCGATGTGGTGCTTATAGGCGAGATGCGGGACTTGGAGACGATCGAGGCAGCGCTCAACATCGCGGAAACAGGACACCTCACCTTCGCCACCCTCCATACCAACTCGGCAGCGGAAACGATAAACCGGATCGTCGATGTATTCCCCGCCCACCAGCAACCCCAGGTAAGGGCGCAGCTTTCGTTCGTCCTTGAGGGGATAATTTGTCAGGCGCTCCTTCCCAAAGCAAGCGGTAAGGGAAGGGTGCTCGCCTGTGAGGTATTGGTGCCCAATGCAGCGATAAGAAACCTCATCCGTGAGGATAAGATACATCAGATCTACGCTACAATGCAGGCGGGGCAGGCGAAACACGGAATGCAGACCTTCAACCAGTCGCTGGCTACCCTCTACTTTAGGAAGCAGATCACCCTGGAGACTGCCCTCGCCTATTCCTCGAAGCCCGATGAGCTTATGGAGATGATAAACCGTGGGGTAGGGGTAATTGGCAACCAACCCCCCCGCATTCCAAGAAGTAGGCCTATTAGATAA
- a CDS encoding NAD-dependent epimerase/dehydratase family protein: protein MKILVTGGAGFIGSHLVDHLIDLGHEVVVVDDLSFGRRENINPKAKFYQIDIRSPELGEILKKEHPDIVNHHAAQVNLRRSMEEPLFDAEVNAVGSLNLIHQSAEAGVSKLIYSSTGGALYGEPKVIPATEDHPIAPLSLYGVHKYIVEHYLRLYSTSHNLRYTVLRYGNVYGPRQNPKGEAGVVAIFSLKMLRGERPVIFGDGSKTRDYVYIEDVVRANILALEGGDNEVFNVGTGLEVTDQEIFDKVREKVGCDIEPIYGEKRPGEIDHIALAYTKIKKTLGWEPKVSLDEGVSRAVSYYRENIDLF from the coding sequence GTGAAGATATTGGTTACCGGAGGAGCCGGGTTCATTGGCTCTCACCTCGTGGATCACCTCATCGACCTGGGGCACGAGGTGGTGGTGGTAGATGATCTTTCCTTCGGTAGAAGGGAGAACATAAATCCAAAGGCTAAATTCTACCAGATCGACATACGGTCCCCGGAGTTGGGAGAGATCCTTAAAAAGGAACATCCTGACATCGTTAATCATCACGCTGCTCAGGTGAACCTACGCCGCTCGATGGAGGAGCCCCTTTTCGACGCCGAGGTAAATGCGGTTGGCTCCTTGAACCTCATCCATCAATCGGCTGAGGCTGGGGTCTCGAAGCTGATCTACAGTTCTACCGGTGGGGCACTCTATGGCGAACCAAAGGTCATCCCTGCCACCGAGGATCATCCGATCGCCCCCCTCTCCTTGTACGGGGTTCATAAGTATATTGTAGAACATTACTTAAGGCTTTACTCCACCTCTCATAACCTCCGCTATACCGTGCTCCGCTACGGCAATGTTTATGGTCCACGGCAAAATCCAAAGGGAGAAGCAGGGGTGGTGGCGATCTTCTCCCTTAAGATGCTTCGCGGGGAACGCCCGGTTATCTTCGGCGATGGGTCGAAGACACGGGATTATGTTTACATAGAGGATGTGGTTCGGGCGAATATCCTCGCCCTTGAGGGAGGGGATAACGAGGTCTTCAATGTCGGTACCGGGCTTGAGGTTACCGACCAGGAGATATTCGATAAGGTGCGGGAGAAGGTTGGTTGCGATATAGAGCCGATATATGGGGAGAAACGGCCCGGTGAGATAGACCACATCGCCCTTGCCTATACCAAGATAAAGAAAACCTTGGGCTGGGAGCCCAAGGTCTCACTCGATGAGGGAGTATCCCGCGCCGTCTCTTACTACCGGGAGAACATAGACCTATTCTGA
- a CDS encoding type II secretion system F family protein — translation MPTYAWKGRTRTGQTKEGVMVAPNKAQVIANLRRQQIMVTRVTERGKEVALPRLTGGVKQKELAVMTRQLSFMIDAGLPLNQCFEILASQQENKTFQRILYTVRDDIEAGSSLADALRSHPKVFNNLYCNMVAAGEAGGILDTILQRLSTYIEKAVKLKGAIRSAMMYPIAVIAISILVIIILLWKVIPTFAALFAGLGAELPLPTRITIALSTFLGNYILFIIGGLVALALAFRAYYHTYSGRRRVDGTLLKLPVIGQILRKIAIARFCRTLGTLVSSGVPILDAMEITAKTAGNAVIEDGVILARKNIEEGKTIADPLRETGLFPPMVTHMISVGEQTGELDAMVNKVADFYEDEVDTAISGMLSLMEPLIILFLGVTVGFIVVSMYMPMFTLLGKLQ, via the coding sequence ATGCCCACTTATGCCTGGAAAGGGCGCACCAGAACAGGACAGACAAAAGAGGGAGTAATGGTGGCGCCCAATAAAGCCCAGGTCATCGCCAACCTCCGGAGACAACAGATAATGGTGACCCGGGTCACCGAACGAGGCAAGGAGGTAGCCTTACCTCGTCTCACTGGAGGGGTGAAGCAGAAGGAACTGGCTGTTATGACCCGACAGCTGTCGTTTATGATAGATGCCGGTCTTCCCCTAAACCAATGCTTTGAGATCTTAGCGAGCCAGCAGGAAAACAAGACTTTCCAAAGGATACTCTATACGGTGAGGGACGATATCGAAGCAGGTTCCTCCTTGGCAGATGCCCTGAGGAGCCATCCCAAGGTGTTTAACAATCTCTACTGCAATATGGTGGCAGCAGGAGAAGCAGGTGGTATCCTCGATACCATCCTTCAGCGGTTATCCACCTACATTGAAAAAGCGGTTAAATTAAAGGGCGCCATCCGCTCAGCGATGATGTACCCCATAGCGGTTATCGCCATCAGTATCCTGGTGATCATCATCCTCCTATGGAAGGTCATTCCTACCTTTGCCGCTTTGTTCGCTGGGTTAGGGGCTGAGCTTCCTCTCCCCACCAGGATCACCATCGCCCTGAGCACCTTCCTCGGGAACTATATCCTCTTCATCATAGGTGGTTTGGTCGCCTTAGCCCTCGCCTTCCGTGCCTATTACCATACCTACAGCGGGAGGAGGAGGGTCGATGGGACACTGCTCAAGTTGCCCGTCATTGGGCAGATCCTGAGGAAGATAGCCATCGCCCGCTTCTGCCGAACCCTCGGCACCCTGGTAAGCAGTGGTGTTCCCATCCTCGATGCGATGGAGATTACCGCTAAGACTGCGGGAAACGCGGTGATAGAGGATGGGGTCATCCTGGCGAGGAAGAACATCGAGGAAGGAAAGACGATCGCCGACCCCTTAAGGGAGACCGGGCTTTTCCCACCGATGGTAACCCATATGATCTCGGTGGGCGAGCAGACTGGTGAACTGGACGCAATGGTCAACAAGGTAGCCGACTTTTACGAAGATGAGGTGGACACCGCTATTTCCGGTATGCTCTCCCTTATGGAGCCGTTGATCATCCTCTTCCTCGGAGTTACCGTCGGCTTCATCGTCGTCTCGATGTATATGCCTATGTTCACCTTGCTTGGAAAGCTCCAGTGA
- a CDS encoding thioredoxin family protein — protein MKKFLLMAAILSLFLSVNCARAKKEPMLIGRADLNRVLAVDSSFRAKANLYSPAPRAIEFLKSYDKPTVIEVFYGSWCSDSQREVPRFIKVMEKANNPNFKVIYIGVDRKKHDPEGLAKKRGIERVPTFILFQQGKEIGRIVETPEISIEEDLAQILARGKSE, from the coding sequence ATGAAAAAGTTTCTATTGATGGCAGCAATACTCAGCCTTTTCTTATCGGTCAATTGTGCCCGCGCGAAGAAGGAGCCGATGCTCATCGGAAGGGCAGATCTAAATCGAGTACTCGCGGTCGATAGCTCCTTCCGCGCCAAGGCAAACCTCTACTCCCCGGCACCAAGGGCGATCGAGTTCCTAAAATCGTACGACAAGCCAACGGTGATCGAGGTCTTCTACGGAAGCTGGTGCTCGGACAGCCAGCGAGAGGTACCCCGGTTCATCAAGGTGATGGAGAAAGCAAATAACCCGAACTTCAAGGTGATCTACATCGGCGTAGACAGAAAAAAGCACGATCCAGAGGGCTTAGCGAAAAAAAGGGGGATAGAACGGGTTCCAACCTTCATCCTCTTCCAGCAGGGAAAGGAGATAGGAAGGATAGTCGAGACCCCGGAGATCTCCATCGAGGAGGACTTAGCCCAGATATTAGCCAGGGGGAAGTCAGAATAG
- a CDS encoding 2-hydroxyacyl-CoA dehydratase, which yields MEEALKRAGAKTIFTLYEIHQWLKMKREPSAYNALIHRLISHTRRSYKGKVLLTGYPFPMELAHSFGLLPMIGEIVSAMIASAHLEGYALRLAEREGYLRDGCSFHRATLGAALSHFLPVPAVVVAPSMICDGVGKFSEALAKRMRLPYYFLDVPHSLSSEAVHYVAGELREITTLFEEVTKTRLSKEKLRRAILISNETRRLMLKVAELRKRKPSPMYGRWAFNFAFISFLLMGTEELLELYRRLLSELEGKLAKGDPTEERYRILFLLAPPYHTMEPFHILENRGAHTVFEELSYVYWDELDPDKPFISLARKVLKNQFLGSAERRADVVSELASEYDVDGAIHFSHFGCRQGGGGVRILKEALASLGVPLLDLDGDCVDPSGYSSGQVRTRIEGFLEML from the coding sequence ATGGAGGAAGCTTTAAAGAGAGCTGGAGCAAAGACGATCTTCACCCTATACGAGATCCATCAGTGGTTGAAGATGAAGCGAGAGCCCTCCGCCTACAATGCCCTCATCCACCGCCTCATCTCCCATACGAGGAGGAGCTATAAAGGTAAAGTCCTCCTTACCGGATATCCCTTTCCTATGGAGCTCGCCCATAGCTTTGGCCTCCTCCCGATGATTGGGGAGATAGTCTCGGCGATGATAGCTTCAGCCCACCTCGAGGGATACGCCTTGAGGCTGGCGGAGAGGGAGGGGTACCTCCGGGACGGTTGTAGTTTCCATCGGGCTACCTTGGGGGCAGCACTTTCCCACTTTCTTCCAGTGCCAGCGGTGGTGGTTGCTCCTTCGATGATCTGCGATGGGGTGGGAAAGTTCTCCGAGGCGTTGGCTAAGCGGATGAGGCTACCTTACTATTTTCTCGATGTCCCTCATTCCTTATCTTCAGAGGCGGTGCATTATGTGGCGGGTGAGCTGAGGGAGATAACCACTCTTTTTGAAGAGGTTACCAAGACCAGGCTGTCAAAGGAGAAACTTCGCCGGGCGATCCTCATCTCCAATGAAACGAGGAGGCTTATGCTGAAGGTGGCGGAGCTTCGGAAGAGAAAACCCTCTCCGATGTATGGTAGATGGGCGTTCAATTTCGCCTTTATCTCCTTCCTCCTGATGGGAACGGAGGAACTCCTCGAATTATATCGAAGGCTTCTCTCCGAGTTAGAGGGGAAGCTTGCGAAAGGGGATCCTACCGAGGAGAGATATCGCATCCTCTTTCTCCTTGCTCCCCCTTATCATACGATGGAGCCTTTTCATATCCTCGAAAACCGAGGAGCCCACACCGTTTTTGAGGAGCTCTCCTATGTCTATTGGGATGAGCTTGATCCGGATAAGCCCTTCATCTCCCTTGCTCGGAAGGTCCTTAAGAACCAGTTTTTGGGCTCGGCGGAGAGGCGGGCGGATGTGGTCAGTGAGCTTGCCTCCGAATACGATGTTGATGGTGCCATCCACTTCTCCCATTTTGGCTGTCGCCAGGGAGGGGGTGGGGTGAGGATACTTAAGGAAGCGCTCGCAAGCTTAGGGGTTCCCCTTCTCGATCTCGATGGGGATTGTGTCGATCCTTCTGGGTATTCCTCCGGGCAGGTGCGGACGAGGATTGAAGGCTTCCTCGAGATGCTATAG